The Metabacillus sp. B2-18 genome has a window encoding:
- a CDS encoding 2OG-Fe(II) oxygenase, translating into MSLDTLQKSKNELLSDINELITGMDMAEKINMQLLLSLAVGGLAPNNNKGSDEISENAFNIAVELMTQFRDAGLVKYERPSFMTNELLNALIKESKEVRKIAVRPGKHYLSPAGKVAEELALSNELVQYVNDALGYKVIPNEISSYLYYEEPGDGIPAHVDSDVFSINCIIGLSHEMGDHVENPSSLVVYSNDGKPKRILLKPGELVLLLAGGSVHEREPVVEGEKVSILTVGLRRG; encoded by the coding sequence ATGAGTTTAGATACCTTACAAAAATCTAAAAACGAATTATTAAGTGATATAAATGAGTTAATTACAGGCATGGATATGGCTGAAAAAATAAATATGCAATTATTGCTATCTCTTGCTGTTGGTGGGCTTGCACCAAACAACAACAAGGGATCTGATGAAATTTCAGAGAACGCTTTCAATATAGCTGTGGAACTTATGACACAGTTTAGAGATGCAGGGCTAGTAAAATATGAAAGACCTTCATTTATGACTAATGAATTACTAAATGCTTTAATAAAAGAATCTAAAGAAGTACGAAAAATTGCTGTAAGACCGGGTAAGCACTACTTATCTCCTGCTGGAAAAGTAGCTGAGGAACTAGCATTAAGCAATGAATTAGTTCAATATGTAAACGATGCCCTTGGTTATAAGGTTATTCCTAATGAAATAAGCTCATATTTATATTATGAGGAACCAGGCGATGGAATCCCCGCACATGTTGATTCAGACGTGTTTTCAATTAACTGCATTATTGGTTTATCACATGAGATGGGGGACCATGTAGAAAATCCATCCTCATTAGTTGTTTATTCTAATGATGGAAAACCAAAAAGAATTTTATTGAAACCAGGTGAGTTAGTTCTTTTATTAGCTGGTGGTTCTGTTCATGAACGAGAACCAGTTGTTGAAGGAGAAAAGGTATCTATACTTACAGTAGGGCTTAGAAGAGGTTAA